One part of the Polyangiaceae bacterium genome encodes these proteins:
- a CDS encoding protein kinase, whose amino-acid sequence MTGAGYQHLFELGRGGMGSAHLARALGAEGFERLVVIKRLLPHLMEHPDAIKRFLGEAKVAAVLHHSNIVGVQHSGRDEQGYYIVYDYVEGAALDELVDRVELRMTQMPIPVMLRIGLDALNGLHAAHTARDHAGNSLGILHRDISPENLLVGRDGVTRVLDFGIAKSAIASVTTDQNYLVGKLMFMAPEYLARAPTSAALDVYALGISLWVALTGESPWPGATEGQLVTEITLKGVPRVSTKRQVPAAIDDLIARATAIKQEDRFVDALQMIEAIEALDRATGWLATHRDVAALVEAHCGVDLERRRGRISAENRLRDPADETPESLPEPSGSLVASGSVAAATNSDIEGQIPGEAVTRELTAPVPLVQERRFARDEAPPLLPLNGGRWWIAALLVSVSALGLVALLWLRGGVSAAPEPTANSAALGDAPRPPSSAVDENADAGGGGSLPPAASATNSETESQNPRGKAAPPRTTAPPKTAAPVEAAAPTETAAPVETAAPPTTSVPAKTGAPAGTGEPGINKQNPYRRP is encoded by the coding sequence ATGACGGGCGCGGGCTACCAGCACCTGTTCGAGCTGGGGCGGGGCGGGATGGGCTCCGCGCATCTCGCGCGTGCGCTTGGGGCGGAAGGCTTCGAGCGCTTGGTGGTGATCAAGCGCCTCTTGCCCCACCTGATGGAGCATCCAGACGCGATCAAGAGGTTCCTCGGGGAAGCAAAGGTCGCCGCGGTCCTGCACCACTCGAACATCGTCGGGGTTCAACACTCCGGGCGCGATGAGCAGGGTTACTACATCGTCTACGACTACGTCGAAGGCGCGGCGCTCGATGAGCTCGTCGACCGTGTCGAGCTGCGCATGACTCAAATGCCGATCCCGGTGATGTTGAGGATCGGGTTAGACGCGCTGAACGGGCTCCACGCCGCGCACACCGCGCGAGACCACGCTGGGAACTCGCTCGGGATCCTGCATCGGGACATCTCCCCAGAGAACCTGCTCGTGGGCCGGGACGGCGTCACCCGTGTGCTCGACTTCGGCATCGCAAAGAGCGCCATCGCCAGCGTCACGACGGATCAGAACTACTTGGTGGGGAAGTTGATGTTCATGGCGCCGGAGTATCTGGCGCGAGCTCCGACCAGCGCGGCGCTAGATGTGTATGCGTTGGGGATCAGCTTGTGGGTTGCGCTCACTGGCGAGTCTCCCTGGCCCGGCGCAACGGAAGGCCAGCTGGTTACGGAGATCACGCTGAAGGGGGTGCCCCGAGTCTCCACGAAGCGGCAGGTCCCCGCGGCGATCGATGACTTGATTGCGCGAGCCACGGCGATCAAGCAGGAAGACCGCTTCGTCGACGCGCTGCAAATGATCGAAGCGATCGAAGCTCTCGATCGAGCTACCGGCTGGTTGGCCACCCATCGAGACGTCGCAGCGCTGGTCGAGGCGCACTGCGGTGTCGACCTCGAGCGTCGCCGGGGGCGCATCTCAGCTGAGAATCGCCTGCGCGACCCGGCGGATGAAACGCCGGAGAGCCTTCCCGAGCCCAGTGGTTCGCTTGTGGCGAGCGGAAGCGTCGCTGCGGCCACCAACAGTGACATCGAGGGGCAGATCCCTGGGGAAGCAGTGACGCGAGAGCTCACGGCGCCGGTGCCGCTGGTCCAGGAGCGCCGCTTCGCGCGGGATGAGGCACCTCCTCTTTTGCCACTGAACGGCGGTCGGTGGTGGATCGCCGCGCTGCTTGTCAGTGTCTCCGCGCTTGGCCTGGTGGCCTTGCTCTGGCTTCGCGGAGGAGTGAGTGCCGCCCCAGAGCCGACCGCAAACTCAGCTGCGCTAGGGGACGCTCCTCGGCCGCCGTCCAGCGCCGTTGACGAAAATGCGGATGCTGGCGGTGGAGGATCTCTGCCTCCAGCGGCTTCGGCCACCAACTCGGAAACTGAATCTCAGAACCCCCGAGGGAAAGCGGCGCCGCCCCGGACCACTGCTCCGCCAAAGACTGCCGCTCCGGTAGAAGCGGCCGCACCGACTGAGACCGCCGCGCCGGTCGAGACTGCAGCGCCGCCGACGACGTCAGTCCCGGCCAAGACCGGGGCACCCGCTGGCACCGGCGAACCGGGGATCAACAAGCAGAACCCATACCGGCGTCCGTGA